One stretch of Rosistilla oblonga DNA includes these proteins:
- a CDS encoding TIGR00266 family protein — protein sequence MSNLNVSCPQCGKQYTAPANLAGRTIRCKACGGSFAIPEDEDLISAEIIDVPFETQPPATGSLSVPPLPSQQGGSASGMPGGAHTSTSYAGTSSPVYADEIDYEIFGTESQYVEITLDPGETVIAEAGAMMYMDQGIEMQTVFGDPSQSGGGFWAKAMSAGKRALTGESLFMTTFTHQGAGRAKVAFGSPYPGRMLPLHLDELGGEIILQKDAFLCGAKGIKVDIAFQKKIGVGLFGGEGFIMQRLRGDGIAIAHAGGTMLHRVLKPNEQLRMDTGCLMGLGPSVRYDVQMVGGIKNTIFGGEGLFLATLTGPGPVWMQSLPFSRLAGRVIACAPGVGSTNKGEGSLLGGLGDMFMGDNN from the coding sequence ATGAGCAACCTGAACGTTAGCTGCCCGCAATGTGGCAAACAATACACCGCACCAGCGAACCTCGCCGGCCGCACCATCCGATGCAAAGCCTGCGGCGGGTCGTTTGCGATTCCCGAAGATGAAGATTTGATCAGCGCCGAGATCATCGACGTCCCGTTTGAAACGCAGCCCCCCGCGACAGGATCGCTCTCGGTTCCGCCGCTGCCATCGCAACAAGGTGGCAGCGCGTCGGGGATGCCAGGCGGGGCGCACACGTCGACTTCTTATGCGGGAACCAGCAGCCCGGTCTACGCCGACGAGATCGACTACGAAATCTTTGGCACCGAATCGCAGTACGTCGAGATCACACTCGACCCTGGGGAGACGGTGATCGCGGAAGCCGGCGCGATGATGTATATGGATCAGGGGATCGAAATGCAAACCGTCTTTGGCGATCCGTCACAATCGGGTGGCGGTTTCTGGGCGAAAGCGATGAGCGCCGGGAAGCGGGCGTTGACGGGCGAGTCGCTGTTCATGACGACCTTCACTCACCAGGGGGCTGGCCGTGCGAAGGTCGCGTTCGGTTCGCCTTATCCCGGCCGGATGCTACCGCTGCATTTGGATGAATTGGGAGGTGAGATCATCTTGCAAAAGGATGCGTTCCTGTGCGGAGCCAAGGGGATCAAAGTCGACATCGCGTTTCAGAAGAAGATTGGCGTCGGGCTGTTCGGCGGCGAGGGCTTCATCATGCAACGCTTGCGTGGCGACGGGATCGCGATTGCTCACGCCGGCGGCACGATGCTCCACCGCGTCCTGAAGCCCAACGAACAATTGCGGATGGATACCGGTTGCCTGATGGGACTTGGCCCCAGCGTTCGCTACGACGTCCAGATGGTTGGCGGCATCAAGAACACGATCTTCGGTGGTGAGGGGCTGTTCCTGGCGACGTTAACCGGTCCCGGGCCAGTCTGGATGCAGTCGTTGCCCTTCTCGCGATTGGCGGGCCGCGTGATCGCGTGTGCTCCCGGCGTTGGCAGCACCAACAAGGGCGAAGGCTCTCTGTTGGGCGGCCTAGGGGACATGTTCATGGGCGACAACAACTGA
- a CDS encoding D-2-hydroxyacid dehydrogenase, which yields MRIVLCYPVEPHHIAQIQAAAPDFEVVDAGQERIDELLPTADIFIGHAKVPVDWDRVLKANRLRWIQSSAAGLDHCLVPGVIDAEIVVSSASGLFAPQVAEQTMTLLLDLIRSQGRFNRANSRHEFIRLPTDDLRQKKVGIVGLGGNGRRIAKVLKPFDVSIVATDYFSFDPPPEVDRLLPADAVDEMLAEVDIAILALPLNAQTRGMFDADRFAKMRPGSYFINVARGQVVVESALVDALDSGHLRGAGVDVTEVEPLPDESPLWDRENVIITPHVGAQSRWRVDDTTVMVCENLRRFQAGESLYNTVDKQLGFPSPEVVWHG from the coding sequence GTGCGCATCGTATTGTGTTACCCCGTCGAACCGCATCATATCGCACAGATTCAAGCCGCTGCTCCCGATTTCGAAGTCGTCGACGCCGGGCAGGAACGGATCGATGAACTGCTGCCGACCGCCGACATCTTCATCGGACACGCGAAAGTCCCAGTCGATTGGGATCGCGTGCTGAAGGCGAATCGATTGCGTTGGATTCAGTCGTCGGCGGCGGGGCTGGATCATTGCTTGGTGCCGGGAGTGATCGATGCCGAGATCGTGGTCAGTAGCGCAAGCGGTTTGTTCGCGCCGCAAGTTGCCGAACAGACGATGACTCTGCTGTTGGATCTGATCCGCAGCCAAGGTCGTTTCAACCGAGCCAATTCGCGTCACGAGTTCATTCGTCTGCCGACCGACGATCTTCGTCAGAAAAAGGTCGGAATTGTCGGGCTCGGGGGAAATGGGCGGCGGATAGCCAAGGTCTTGAAGCCGTTTGATGTTTCAATCGTCGCGACCGATTACTTCTCGTTCGATCCGCCGCCGGAAGTCGATCGCTTGTTGCCAGCCGATGCGGTCGACGAGATGCTGGCCGAAGTCGACATCGCGATCTTGGCGCTGCCACTAAACGCGCAGACCCGCGGGATGTTCGACGCCGATCGATTCGCCAAGATGCGTCCGGGCAGCTACTTTATCAACGTCGCCCGCGGCCAAGTTGTCGTCGAATCCGCGCTGGTCGATGCCTTGGACAGTGGGCACCTGCGCGGTGCAGGAGTCGACGTGACGGAAGTCGAACCGCTGCCGGACGAGAGCCCACTGTGGGATCGCGAGAATGTGATCATCACACCACACGTCGGCGCTCAGAGCCGTTGGCGCGTCGACGACACTACCGTGATGGTTTGCGAGAACCTACGCCGCTTCCAAGCCGGCGAGTCGCTCTACAACACCGTCGACAAACAGCTCGGTTTCCCCAGCCCCGAAGTCGTCTGGCACGGATAA